CGCGTCGTGGCTGACCGCATTCCTCCCGCAAGTATTCAGTCAAGGGGCGCTGCAGGTGAGCCTGGCCGTGGTCCTTCTGGTGCCGCTGTTCCTGTGCGCAGATCGGGTCCTGGCAAAGCGGCGGGTGATGGGGTGATCGCCTGCGTTGACGAAATGTCGCCGCAGGCCGCACTACTTCGCAGCAGAGAGGTACTGAACTTCTTCGCGCCCGACAACCTCGGCTGAATGTGCCGTGTTCGGCGGGAGATTGAGCCGGTCCCCGGGCTTCATCACCCAGTCCTGCGCGTCGGTCACGATGCGCATCTTCCCTGACACGATCACGATGAAATCATCGAAGGCGTGCTTGTGGCGCCCGTACTTGGTGCCCGGACTATCCGAATACAGATCATGCTCCAGCCCTTCAGCGGTGAGCATTTTCTGCAGCTCTTCAAGCGTTGGTTTCTTGGGTTTGTTCCACCGGATCACATCCAGCATATCGTCACTCCTCACTGTCCATCACGTTTCTGAACAACTCTCCCGGTAATACTCCTCGTACATCGACACGATCTTTCCCACATCAAAATTATCCACAGCCCTGGCGCGGCATGCCTGGCGGAAGATCGCCATGCGTGTATCGTTGGTGAGCAGGTCCACGGCATACTTTGCCATCCGATCGATATCCCCGATCTCCGCGATATAGCCGGTCTGTCCGTGCACCTGGAGTTCCGGCAGGCCGCCGACACTCGATGAGATCACCGGCACACCGCACGCCATGGCTTCAAGGGCAGCGAGGCCGAAGCTCTCGGACTGGCTCGGCATCAGCATGAGATCCGCCGCGGAGAGGATGCGCACGAGCTCGGTCTGCTTGCCAAGGAAGCGGACCTTGTCCTGGATCCCGAGTTCCCGGACCAGCAGTTCGCATACCGACCGGTCGGGGCCGTCGCCGGCCAGGATGAGATGTGCCGGGACCTTCTTCTGCACTTCGTCGAAGATCCGGATCACATCGGCGACGCGCTTCACGGCGCGGAAATTCGAGACGTGGATCAGGATCTTCTCTTCCGGGGGAGCGAATCTCTCGCGAACCTGGGTGCATTCCACACGGCGATATTTGTCGGTGTCCACGAAGTTCGGGATCACCCGGATGTCCTTGTCGATCCCGTAATTGGTCAGCGTCTTTTCCTTCAGGAACCGGGAGACGGCGGTGACACCGTCGCTCTGCTCGATGCTGAACTTCATCACCGACAGGAAACTCGGCTCGAGTCCGACGAGCGTGATATCCGTACCGTGCAGCGTCGTGATGACCTTGAGTGTGCCCCCGAGGATCTGGCGGGCGAGGTACGCGCTCGTTGCGTGGGGGATCGCGTAGTGCGCGTGGACGATGTCCAACTGCTCGAACTGCGCGACCTCCACGATCTTGCTCGCCAGGGCCGGCGTATACAGGGGGAATTCAAAGAGAGGGTAGCTGGACATCTCCACTTCGTGGTAGAAGATGTTCCCCTCATAGGAATCCAGCCGCATCGGCAGGGCATAGCTGATGAAGTGGATCTGATGGCCTCGCCCGGCGAGCGCCTTGCCGAGTTCCGTGGCAACTACGCCGCTGCCACCATAGGTCGGGTAGCAGACGATGCCGATCTTCAACGGTCGTTTCATGGTCGGAGGAAGATACTCAAGGTGGATATAAGGCGCAAGGACTTTGAAGACGCGCAGGGAATGAATATATTACGGAATGGTCGATACGTACCAAACCATACCCCGCCGTCATACCGTTGAAACCAAGATCCGGGGCTCGCGGTTCCTTGCGGATGCCGTTCCCGTGGACGATCGTCCGGCGGCCGAGGCGGTCCTGGACGATATCCGCAAGCGGTTCTACGATGCCACCCATCATTGTTACGCATACCGGCTCGGACCGGGCGGGGAAACGTACAGGATCCATGATGACGGCGAACCCGGCAACTCCGCGGGGCGCCCGATCCTGGCCGCGATCGACCACGGTTCGTTGACCAACCTCATCGTGGTCGTGACACGGTGGTTCGGGGGGACCAAGCTGGGCGTGGGAGGCCTCGTTCGCGCCTACGGCGATGCTGCTGCGGAAGCCCTTGCGGGCGCCGGGACCCTGACCTGCTATCTGACAGCGGAATGCATCATCCGGTTCCCGCATGCGCACATCGGTACGGTGATGCGCATGTGCTCGGCCAGACAGGTGAAGATCCTCGCAACGGCCTACGATGAACAGGTCCTGATGCGCCTGGAGGTGCGTCGGGGAGGGTTGGAACGACTGACGGCGGACCTGATCGAAGCCACCCATGGGCAGCTTGCGGTCGATCCGCCGTCGGTACTCTGAATGACTCAGGCGTGCTGCTGGGCCTTGACGATCTCCGCCGTATCAAGAGCGATGACGAGCTCTTCGTTGGTCGGCACCACGAGGACCTGTGTCCGGGTCCCGTCTTTCGAGATGTTCTTCTCTTTCGGGCCGGCGGCATTCTTCGCTTCATCGACCTCGATGCCGAGGAACGCCATGTTCTCGCAGCTTGCGGTGCGCACTTCGGAGCTGTTCTCGCCGATGCCACCGGTGAACACCACAGCATCCACGCCGCCCATCGCCGCCGCGTAGGCCCCGATGTACTTCTTCACACGGTAGGTGAACACTTCAAACGCGTACCGCGCCTTCCGGTCGTCGTTCTTCATCTCCGCGATGATCTCACGCATGTCGCTGCTGATGCCGGAGATCCCCTGCAGGCCACTATGCTTCTGGAGGAGCGTGCCCGCCTCGTTCATCGTCAGCCCCTCTTTCGCCATGATGTAGAGGATGATCGACGTATCGATGTCGCCGCAGCGCGTTCCCATCAACAGCCCTTCCAACGGCGTGAATCCCATCGAGGTGTCGACGGACACGCCGTGATCGACAGCGGCCATGCTGCAGCCGTTGCCGAGGTGGGTCGTGATGAGCTTGAGCGACGACAGGTCCTTCCCGAGCATCTTCGCCGCGCGATCGGCGACATAGCGGTGCGACGTGCCATGGAAGCCGTACCGGCGGATCTTGTATTGCGAGTAGAGGGCATACGGGATGCCGTACAGGTATGCCTTCTTGGGCATCTTCTGGTGGAAGGCCGTGTCGAACACGCCGACCTGAGGGATACCCGGAAGATTCGCCTGGCACGCCGAGATCCCGCGCAGATTGTGCGGGTTGTGGAGCGGCGCAAGCTCGATATTCTCCCGGAGGGTCTTGGTCACCTCGTCGGTGATCAGCACGGCGCCGGCGAAGGCCTCGCCTCCGTGCACCACGCGGTGCCCGACGGCATGGATATCCGACTTGTCGCTGATGACGCCGTGATTCCTGCTCAACAGGATGGCCAGGATGTATTCGATCGCGACCGTGTGATCCACGATCTCGCCGGCGATCTTGATCTCATCGCCGTCGAAACGCGTGTTGGACAGTGTGGCACCGGACATGCCGATGCGCTCCACGGACCCGCCCGCCAGGCGCTTGCGTGCCGTGTCGTCGATAAGTTGATATTTGACCGATGAGCTGCCGCAATTCAGGACCAGGATATTCATAGCCGTTTGCCGTCCTCGTTGTACTTGAAGAAGCCCTCGCCGGTTTTCTTGCCGAGTTTGCCTTCACGCACCATCCGGCGGAGCAGGGGACAGGGGCGGTAGCGCGGTTCACCGAGTTCGTGCCAGAGTGTTTCCATCCACATCAGGACCTCATCCAGGCCCATGTTATCCGACATCTCAAGCGGGCCGTTCTGCATCGCATAGCCGAGCCGCATGGCCGTGTCGATGTCCTCGGCGCTGGCGATCCCTTCCATCAACGCGTGCATGGCTTCGTTCAGCATCGGCAGGATCGTGCGGGTCGTGATGAACCCGGGGTATTCGAACACCTCGACCGGGGTCTTGCCGATGCGCGTCGCGAACGCCTTCACGAGAGCGAAGGTCTCGTTCGAGGTCTTCATCCCGCGGACGATCTCGACGAGTGGGACGATGGGGACGGGATTGAGGAAGTGCATACCGATGATGCGTTCAGGGTGGCGCGCGGTCTCGGCCAACTTCGACAGGCTGAGCGTCGCCGTGTTGGAGATGAAGACCGCGTCTTCTTTGCCGATGCCATAGAAGGATTCGATAAGCCTCTGCTTCAGGGCGAAGTTCTCATCCACCGCTTCGATGACCACCTCGCATCCCTTGAGGTCGGCGACGCTCACCGTACCCTTGACGCGTGAGAGGACGGCGCGTTTTTCCGAGGCGGTCTTGCCCCAGCGCTTGATCTCGATATCCATCGCTTTGTTCAGGCCATCCATTCCGGCCTTCAACGATGCTTCGTCCCGTTCGACCCCGATCACCTCGAGGCCGGCTCCGGCGATGGTCTCAACGATACCCTGACCCATCACCCCCAGGCCGATGACGCCGACCGTATGGAACTTGTCGTCCCCCGTGCGCTTGCGCACGATCGGGGACTCGAGATCCTCAAATCTAAGTTTTTGTGCCATGTCTTTCCTTTTCAGTCACGATCCATTCCGTGATCACGCACCGCTTCAACGGTCCGCTCCTACCTCGCCAGACGGGGTCAGAAAGTGAACACGTAGGCATTCCGGAGGAGGTGGAGGACTGCGATGGCGCAACCCGCGGTAACCGCCCAGAACACGACAGCGATCAGGACGGCGTGTGCTTTGCTTATGTTGCAGAGAACGGCGAGTGCCCTGGCAAGCGCACGAACATACCATAATGTAAAGAGATTAATCGTGGTAAGCAAAAGCCCCACAGGATAGGATACCGCACGGGAGTCTGCGAACACGAGTCCGCTCCACGGATAGGGAGGGACGGCGGAAACATGCCCTGTGGTCGATAGAAATGCGATTTCCGCACCCTTTTCCGCAATGCCTATCCCGGCCAGCCCGATGCACAGCGCGAAAAGCATCGCGAATCGGGGTCTCTGCGCGATCCCCAATGCTGCAATGACGAGTCCGAGGACGACCGCTCCCGCAGCCGCTCCGGCGGTCTCCTTGAGCGGTACGATGGCCAGATCCCACGGGAGTGCCCGATCCAGCTCTTCGCGTACGATGGCGAGCTCCGCCGGCGTCGCCGACCGTGGGATGTGGGCGATGGTCTGCTCCACGCTCAGCGGGTGTGCCAGGAGCCCGATGACGATCTGAGCCAGCACCACAACGAGGAGTGGAACGGCCCAGTGCGGCGCGTGTCCGATCCGGGCCGCTGCCCGTGCAGGCAAGAAGGGGAGAACGATCGGAGCGAGGCGATCAAACATACGATAACCGCCTGCGTGTGGAGGATGGCGCTACCAGCGAGACGAAATTCTCCTCGAGCGTTGATCCCGCGTGCTCGCCCAGAAGCGGTTGGACTGCATCAGCCAACGAGGCCATGGGACTCTGCACCATGATGCGCCCTTCGTGGATGATGCAGACATCGGTGCAGAATCGTTCGACGGTATCGAGCGCGTGTGACGTGATGAACACGGTGGCGCCCCGGGAGGCGAGATCCGTCAGGATGTCTTTGATGGTCCGGGCAGCGACGGCATCCACGGCTTCAAG
Above is a window of Ignavibacteriota bacterium DNA encoding:
- a CDS encoding YigZ family protein: MVDTYQTIPRRHTVETKIRGSRFLADAVPVDDRPAAEAVLDDIRKRFYDATHHCYAYRLGPGGETYRIHDDGEPGNSAGRPILAAIDHGSLTNLIVVVTRWFGGTKLGVGGLVRAYGDAAAEALAGAGTLTCYLTAECIIRFPHAHIGTVMRMCSARQVKILATAYDEQVLMRLEVRRGGLERLTADLIEATHGQLAVDPPSVL
- a CDS encoding 3-hydroxybutyryl-CoA dehydrogenase, which encodes MAQKLRFEDLESPIVRKRTGDDKFHTVGVIGLGVMGQGIVETIAGAGLEVIGVERDEASLKAGMDGLNKAMDIEIKRWGKTASEKRAVLSRVKGTVSVADLKGCEVVIEAVDENFALKQRLIESFYGIGKEDAVFISNTATLSLSKLAETARHPERIIGMHFLNPVPIVPLVEIVRGMKTSNETFALVKAFATRIGKTPVEVFEYPGFITTRTILPMLNEAMHALMEGIASAEDIDTAMRLGYAMQNGPLEMSDNMGLDEVLMWMETLWHELGEPRYRPCPLLRRMVREGKLGKKTGEGFFKYNEDGKRL
- the bshA gene encoding N-acetyl-alpha-D-glucosaminyl L-malate synthase BshA, with protein sequence MKIGIVCYPTYGGSGVVATELGKALAGRGHQIHFISYALPMRLDSYEGNIFYHEVEMSSYPLFEFPLYTPALASKIVEVAQFEQLDIVHAHYAIPHATSAYLARQILGGTLKVITTLHGTDITLVGLEPSFLSVMKFSIEQSDGVTAVSRFLKEKTLTNYGIDKDIRVIPNFVDTDKYRRVECTQVRERFAPPEEKILIHVSNFRAVKRVADVIRIFDEVQKKVPAHLILAGDGPDRSVCELLVRELGIQDKVRFLGKQTELVRILSAADLMLMPSQSESFGLAALEAMACGVPVISSSVGGLPELQVHGQTGYIAEIGDIDRMAKYAVDLLTNDTRMAIFRQACRARAVDNFDVGKIVSMYEEYYRESCSET
- a CDS encoding cupin domain-containing protein codes for the protein MLDVIRWNKPKKPTLEELQKMLTAEGLEHDLYSDSPGTKYGRHKHAFDDFIVIVSGKMRIVTDAQDWVMKPGDRLNLPPNTAHSAEVVGREEVQYLSAAK
- a CDS encoding acetate kinase, which codes for MNILVLNCGSSSVKYQLIDDTARKRLAGGSVERIGMSGATLSNTRFDGDEIKIAGEIVDHTVAIEYILAILLSRNHGVISDKSDIHAVGHRVVHGGEAFAGAVLITDEVTKTLRENIELAPLHNPHNLRGISACQANLPGIPQVGVFDTAFHQKMPKKAYLYGIPYALYSQYKIRRYGFHGTSHRYVADRAAKMLGKDLSSLKLITTHLGNGCSMAAVDHGVSVDTSMGFTPLEGLLMGTRCGDIDTSIILYIMAKEGLTMNEAGTLLQKHSGLQGISGISSDMREIIAEMKNDDRKARYAFEVFTYRVKKYIGAYAAAMGGVDAVVFTGGIGENSSEVRTASCENMAFLGIEVDEAKNAAGPKEKNISKDGTRTQVLVVPTNEELVIALDTAEIVKAQQHA